One [Clostridium] saccharolyticum WM1 DNA segment encodes these proteins:
- a CDS encoding DUF1667 domain-containing protein has translation MEARELICIRCPLGCPLTVRIEGDQVEVSGNSCSRGEEYGRKEVLSPTRVVTSSVRVIGGALAMVPVKTKEDIPKDKIFACMEEIRKMEISAPVSIGEVIIPDCAGTGVSIVATRSVEKM, from the coding sequence ATGGAGGCAAGAGAACTGATCTGCATCCGCTGCCCATTGGGCTGCCCGTTGACGGTGCGAATCGAAGGAGACCAGGTGGAGGTGTCAGGAAATTCCTGCAGCCGCGGAGAAGAATACGGCAGGAAAGAGGTTTTAAGCCCCACCAGGGTAGTGACCTCTTCGGTCCGCGTCATAGGCGGTGCCCTGGCAATGGTACCTGTAAAGACAAAGGAAGATATTCCAAAAGACAAGATATTTGCCTGCATGGAGGAAATCCGGAAAATGGAAATATCCGCACCTGTTTCCATAGGAGAGGTTATCATCCCTGACTGTGCCGGTACCGGCGTTTCCATCGTTGCCACAAGGAGCGTTGAAAAGATGTAA